The following proteins are co-located in the Phycisphaerales bacterium genome:
- a CDS encoding ATP-binding protein — protein MEQELGSVRAVLEASPWPMFATGAAGEVVLANRAAEEFFQRGPRGLIGRSVEDLVTQGDVITLHAAALSGREATGQVRLQRSDGTRIYQVKAGPVRLGAARSGAVVSLRDITELATALQLKTDFVANASHELRTPVASIKAAIETLADGAWEDEGMRSRFTQMIANNAQRLDEMIRDLMELSRLESPESVIRVEEVDLGAVIEDVYEQLGAFAAEKQLRLEVDVEPGVTRLRSDPKLLRLVIKNLVDNAIKFANVGTPVRVVARRGEGNGGLRVQVIDQGVGIPINQQQRVFERFFQVDPARTGFQHRRGTGLGLAIVKHAVKALGGAISVESVWKQGTTMTVELPWEGPAS, from the coding sequence GTGGAACAGGAGCTTGGCTCTGTGCGGGCGGTGCTGGAGGCATCGCCCTGGCCGATGTTCGCCACGGGGGCGGCGGGCGAGGTGGTATTGGCGAACCGCGCGGCGGAGGAGTTCTTCCAGCGGGGCCCGCGGGGGCTGATCGGGCGGTCAGTTGAGGACCTGGTGACGCAGGGGGATGTGATCACGCTGCACGCCGCGGCGTTGTCGGGGCGGGAGGCGACAGGCCAGGTGCGGCTGCAGCGGTCGGACGGGACGCGGATTTACCAGGTGAAGGCCGGGCCGGTGCGGCTTGGGGCGGCGCGGTCAGGGGCGGTAGTGTCGCTGCGGGACATCACGGAGCTTGCGACGGCCCTGCAGCTGAAGACGGACTTTGTGGCGAACGCGAGCCACGAGCTGCGGACGCCGGTGGCGAGCATCAAGGCGGCGATCGAGACGCTGGCGGACGGGGCGTGGGAAGACGAGGGGATGCGGTCGCGGTTCACGCAGATGATCGCGAACAACGCCCAGCGGCTGGACGAGATGATCCGCGACCTGATGGAGCTGTCACGTTTGGAGTCGCCGGAGTCGGTCATTCGAGTCGAGGAGGTGGACCTGGGCGCGGTGATCGAGGACGTGTACGAGCAGCTCGGCGCGTTCGCGGCGGAGAAGCAGCTGCGGCTGGAGGTGGACGTCGAGCCTGGGGTGACGCGGCTACGGAGCGACCCGAAGCTGCTGCGGCTGGTGATCAAGAACCTGGTGGACAACGCGATCAAGTTCGCGAACGTTGGGACGCCGGTGCGGGTGGTGGCGCGGCGTGGCGAGGGGAACGGGGGCCTGCGGGTGCAGGTGATCGATCAAGGGGTGGGGATCCCGATCAACCAGCAGCAGCGGGTGTTCGAGCGGTTCTTCCAGGTGGACCCGGCGAGGACGGGGTTTCAGCACCGGCGCGGCACGGGGCTGGGGCTGGCGATCGTGAAGCACGCGGTGAAGGCGCTGGGCGGGGCTATTTCTGTCGAGTCGGTGTGGAAGCAGGGGACGACGATGACGGTGGAGCTGCCGTGGGAGGGGCCTGCTTCGTAG
- a CDS encoding lamin tail domain-containing protein: MLALAATLLMQPTTQPAADKAKDAPLHPLVTEVFYAVPRDADPDQDGKRSATGDEFIEIVNPHAKPINLKGYRIADARKSPPTDSKDKNKAKDKPGDQDNRFSFTFPDLTLQPGEVVVLFNGYQSSPAQPCGTKDSAPTKNPKFHDAYVFSAETRSQYVAFSNSADCIALYDADGQPVECLYWGEKQQPEAAPRQSKLPEARSSVQRSSPTGDFVPHTELPGNDTCSPGKFSLKASTESTKQAPPTAAPPSSSSPASTPTRQK; this comes from the coding sequence ATGCTCGCGCTCGCCGCCACTCTGTTGATGCAGCCGACCACGCAACCCGCCGCCGACAAGGCGAAGGACGCCCCGCTGCACCCGCTCGTCACCGAGGTCTTCTACGCCGTGCCCCGCGATGCCGACCCTGATCAGGACGGCAAGCGCTCCGCCACCGGCGACGAGTTCATCGAGATCGTCAACCCGCACGCCAAGCCCATCAACCTCAAGGGCTACCGCATCGCCGACGCCCGCAAGTCCCCGCCGACCGACTCCAAGGACAAGAACAAAGCAAAGGACAAGCCCGGCGACCAGGACAACCGCTTCTCCTTCACCTTCCCGGACCTCACCCTCCAGCCCGGCGAGGTCGTCGTCCTCTTCAACGGCTACCAGTCGAGCCCCGCCCAGCCCTGCGGCACCAAGGACTCAGCCCCGACGAAGAACCCCAAGTTCCACGACGCCTACGTCTTCTCCGCGGAGACCAGGTCCCAGTACGTCGCCTTCTCAAACAGCGCCGACTGCATCGCCCTCTACGACGCCGACGGCCAGCCCGTCGAGTGCCTCTATTGGGGCGAGAAGCAGCAGCCCGAAGCCGCCCCAAGGCAGTCCAAGCTCCCCGAGGCCCGCAGCAGCGTGCAGCGCTCCAGCCCCACCGGCGACTTCGTCCCCCACACCGAACTGCCCGGCAACGACACCTGCAGCCCCGGCAAGTTCAGCCTCAAGGCCTCCACAGAATCTACGAAGCAGGCCCCTCCCACGGCAGCTCCACCGTCATCGTCGTCCCCTGCTTCCACACCGACTCGACAGAAATAG